In the genome of Candidatus Omnitrophota bacterium, the window ATGCCTATCGCGCACAAGGCAATTTTCCCCAAGCCATCGCTGACTATAACAAGGCCATTGAAATAAATCCTAAACTTGCAGGAGCCTATATGAACCGTGGGGTTGCCTACGGCCAGCAAAACAACTTATCCCAAGCCATCTCTGATCTTACCAGGGCCATTGAAATAAATCCTAAACTTGCAGAAGCCTATGGCAATCGCGGGGTTGCCTATGACCATCAAGGCAATTTTCCCCAAGCCATCGCTGACTATAACAAGGCCATTGAAATAAATCCTAAACTTGCAGGAGCCTATATGAACCGTGGGGTTGCCTATGACCATCAAGGCAATTTTCCCCAAGCCATCGCTGACTATAACAAGGCCATTGAAATAAATCCTAAACTTGCAGAAGCCTATATGAACCGTGGGGTTGCCTACGGCCAGCAAAACAACTTATCCCAAGCCATCGCTGACTATAACAAGGCCATTGAAATAAATCCTAAACTTGCAGAAGCCTATATGAACCGTGGGGTTGCCTACGGCCAGCAAAACAACTTATCCCAAGCCATCTCTGATCTTACCAGGGCCATTGAAATAAATCCTAGCTATGCACAAGCCCATTACAACCGCGGGGTTGTCTATAGTGCGACAAAAGACTATGACAAGGCCTGGAATGATGTGCATAAAGCAGGGGAATTGGGATATAAAGCCGACCCCGCTTTTCTTGATAGGCTTAAGAAAGCCTCTGGAAGGGATAAGTAGTCTTATACAAGTTGCAGTGAATCTAATTGTGTATGGATGAGTTTAGATTGGTCTGAGTATAGTCAGTTGCGAAATTCGTCTAACACAGGGAGCCATAATAAAAACCCTCTGCAATTAACCGTTGCGGAGGGTTTTTATTTGGAGTAGAATCAATTCAAAAGGAGGTTCAAAATGGTTAATGAATTGTTGGATATCGCGAAATTCCTCCTGGGGTTCTTGCCCTGGATCCTGTTTTTGATCTTGCCGACCGATAGCTGGGAACATTTGGAGAGAGCAGTTGCGATATGCCTGGCCATATCCGTTATTTTCGGCTGGAAAGAGCTGCGCAAGGGCTTCATTT includes:
- a CDS encoding tetratricopeptide repeat protein; translated protein: AYRAQGNFPQAIADYNKAIEINPKLAGAYMNRGVAYGQQNNLSQAISDLTRAIEINPKLAEAYGNRGVAYDHQGNFPQAIADYNKAIEINPKLAGAYMNRGVAYDHQGNFPQAIADYNKAIEINPKLAEAYMNRGVAYGQQNNLSQAIADYNKAIEINPKLAEAYMNRGVAYGQQNNLSQAISDLTRAIEINPSYAQAHYNRGVVYSATKDYDKAWNDVHKAGELGYKADPAFLDRLKKASGRDK